Proteins co-encoded in one Armatimonadota bacterium genomic window:
- a CDS encoding sugar phosphate isomerase/epimerase family protein, translating to MKLAVVTDELSDDLETALELAAELGLRHVELRGVGGRRVPRLDPYWRRRLPQLLARFRVEVVAISPGLFKIPLPTPVPEGFQVLRWQDREESARERRQEALLADHRTRLLEESLAFAQELGCRVVVTFGIVKTPGVTFMPQTVVEVLAEAASTAQRAGIVLALENEHICWADTGARTAALVRQIGSPALRVNWDPGNALAAGERPYPDGYAAVRGLVAHVHVKDARRAAPDTVEWTVDGDIDWAAQLRALRDDGYEGAISIETHVRPKVAGVRATLRRVQEALR from the coding sequence ATGAAGCTGGCAGTCGTCACCGATGAACTGAGCGACGACCTGGAGACCGCACTGGAGCTCGCCGCCGAGTTGGGGCTGCGCCACGTCGAGCTTCGAGGCGTCGGCGGGCGCCGGGTGCCCAGGCTCGACCCCTACTGGCGTCGACGGCTCCCCCAGCTGTTGGCGCGCTTTCGCGTGGAGGTCGTGGCCATCTCGCCGGGCCTGTTCAAAATCCCCCTGCCCACGCCCGTGCCCGAGGGCTTTCAGGTCCTGCGCTGGCAGGATCGTGAGGAGTCCGCACGTGAGCGCCGCCAAGAGGCGCTGCTTGCCGACCATCGCACCAGGCTGCTGGAAGAGAGCCTGGCGTTCGCGCAGGAGCTCGGCTGCCGCGTCGTCGTCACCTTCGGTATCGTGAAGACGCCGGGCGTCACGTTCATGCCGCAGACGGTCGTCGAGGTCCTGGCGGAAGCCGCCAGCACCGCCCAGCGAGCGGGGATCGTCCTGGCCCTCGAGAACGAGCACATCTGCTGGGCCGACACGGGAGCCCGGACGGCTGCGCTGGTGCGTCAGATCGGCTCGCCGGCCCTGCGCGTAAACTGGGATCCCGGCAATGCCCTGGCGGCTGGCGAACGACCGTACCCGGACGGCTACGCCGCGGTACGCGGCCTCGTCGCCCACGTCCACGTGAAGGATGCGCGTCGTGCGGCTCCTGATACGGTCGAGTGGACGGTCGACGGCGACATCGACTGGGCGGCGCAACTACGGGCGCTCCGCGACGACGGGTACGAGGGCGCAATCTCCATCGAAACCCATGTCCGGCCGAAGGTCGCTGGGGTCCGGGCCACGCTCCGGCGAGTCCAGGAGGCGTTGCGTTGA
- a CDS encoding nucleoside hydrolase: MSADTPPVFLDVDTGHDDAFAILLAARRLHVVGVTTVCGNAPLERTTENTLKILEAAGLTDIPVAAGMARPLVNPPLHGPEIHGPSGLDGHDFPPPRLRPDPRHGVSFLIDEIRRHPGCWLVPTGPLTNVAVALREAPDLKDCLAGISLMGGSTEGGNVTPAAEYNIYADPEAAAVVFESGIPLWMAGLNLTRQALMTDDEVRRLRALGTHLGRVAADLLDFYVGTARRVFGRPGGYMHDPCAVAWLIDPAVVTFRPAHVAVELHGTLTRGMTVCDFRHVTGTPDQIQAHEGVRRSKPPNAQVGVQLDRARFLDLLLGALGEYP, encoded by the coding sequence ATGTCTGCCGATACGCCTCCAGTCTTCCTCGACGTCGACACCGGCCACGACGACGCCTTCGCCATCCTGCTGGCGGCACGTCGGCTGCATGTCGTGGGCGTCACCACGGTCTGCGGCAACGCGCCGCTGGAGCGCACCACCGAGAACACGCTGAAGATCCTGGAGGCTGCCGGCCTGACCGACATCCCGGTGGCCGCCGGCATGGCCCGGCCCCTGGTGAACCCGCCGTTGCACGGGCCCGAGATCCACGGCCCGTCCGGCCTGGACGGCCACGACTTTCCGCCGCCGCGCCTGCGCCCTGACCCGCGGCACGGCGTGTCGTTCCTCATTGACGAGATCCGCCGCCACCCCGGCTGCTGGCTCGTGCCCACCGGGCCGCTCACCAACGTCGCCGTGGCCCTGCGCGAGGCGCCCGACCTGAAGGACTGCCTGGCCGGGATCAGCCTGATGGGCGGCTCCACCGAAGGCGGCAACGTCACCCCCGCGGCGGAGTACAACATCTACGCCGATCCCGAGGCGGCGGCCGTGGTCTTCGAGTCCGGCATCCCCCTGTGGATGGCCGGCTTGAACCTCACGCGCCAGGCCCTGATGACCGACGACGAGGTGCGCCGGCTGCGGGCACTGGGCACGCACCTGGGCCGGGTCGCCGCCGACCTGCTCGACTTCTACGTCGGCACCGCGCGCCGGGTCTTCGGCCGACCGGGCGGGTACATGCACGATCCCTGTGCCGTGGCCTGGCTGATCGACCCGGCGGTCGTGACCTTCCGCCCCGCGCACGTGGCCGTCGAGCTCCACGGGACCCTGACCCGCGGCATGACCGTGTGCGACTTCCGTCACGTTACCGGTACCCCCGACCAGATCCAGGCCCATGAGGGCGTGCGCCGCAGTAAACCGCCCAACGCGCAGGTAGGCGTGCAGCTCGATCGGGCACGGTTTCTCGACCTCCTGCTAGGCGCCCTTGGGGAGTACCCCTGA
- a CDS encoding YeeE/YedE family protein: protein MNGRREPPVVSLAAGAIAALGATLVAGVLWAHAAPGDPRTGVFWAFGVALGFVLQRSRFCFASAFRDLFLFGSGRIMRGILAGLAVASAGFALLMWRMVPDPTLGMVAPEAHAVPLGLHLVLGGILFGVGMVLAGGCVSGSLYRIGEGYVASAVALMGILAGLGAGAHTWNFWWRASIARSPVVWLPAAGGYVGGLAVTFALLAVAYVLVVWRETRAGLPAAPSPVAPGPAAGSSLAAPSGAGLLDRLAVALAAVLVRGWSPTAGGVALGVLNVWLYLAHMPWGVTGELSRWAIGVLEIAGVGPGPLQGAGTLSGCALVGTRGPWISHALTLDVGMVAGAFAGALLAGEFRIRRPAERRRYVQALAGGLLMGYGASLAMGCTIGAFFSAIPSLALNGWVFAAALALGARVGVSVIRRIA, encoded by the coding sequence GTGAACGGTCGTCGCGAGCCTCCGGTGGTGTCGCTCGCCGCTGGCGCGATCGCCGCGCTCGGGGCGACGCTCGTGGCGGGCGTCCTCTGGGCGCATGCCGCGCCGGGCGACCCCCGCACGGGCGTTTTTTGGGCGTTTGGGGTCGCCCTGGGGTTCGTGTTGCAGCGCAGCAGGTTCTGCTTCGCCTCCGCCTTTCGGGACCTGTTCCTCTTCGGGTCTGGTCGCATCATGCGGGGCATCCTGGCCGGGCTGGCCGTGGCCAGTGCGGGGTTCGCCCTGCTCATGTGGCGCATGGTGCCGGATCCCACGCTGGGGATGGTGGCCCCGGAGGCGCACGCGGTTCCCCTCGGGCTCCACCTGGTGCTCGGGGGGATCCTGTTCGGGGTGGGCATGGTGCTGGCCGGCGGGTGCGTCTCGGGTTCGCTGTACCGCATCGGGGAAGGGTATGTGGCGTCCGCGGTGGCCCTGATGGGGATCCTGGCAGGGCTGGGGGCGGGTGCCCACACCTGGAACTTCTGGTGGCGCGCGTCCATTGCGCGCAGCCCGGTGGTGTGGCTCCCGGCGGCAGGCGGGTACGTGGGTGGCCTCGCCGTGACGTTCGCGCTGCTCGCGGTGGCGTACGTGCTGGTGGTGTGGCGGGAGACCCGCGCCGGGCTGCCGGCAGCACCGTCCCCTGTGGCGCCGGGCCCCGCAGCGGGGTCAAGCCTCGCCGCGCCATCGGGCGCGGGGCTCCTCGATCGTCTGGCAGTGGCGCTGGCGGCCGTGCTGGTGCGCGGATGGTCGCCGACGGCGGGGGGCGTGGCGCTCGGCGTGCTGAACGTGTGGCTCTACCTGGCGCACATGCCGTGGGGCGTGACCGGCGAACTCTCCCGCTGGGCCATCGGGGTGCTGGAGATCGCTGGCGTGGGGCCGGGCCCGCTCCAGGGGGCCGGCACGCTGTCGGGGTGCGCCCTGGTCGGCACGCGGGGCCCGTGGATCTCCCACGCGTTGACCCTCGACGTCGGCATGGTCGCCGGTGCCTTCGCGGGCGCGCTGCTGGCCGGCGAGTTCCGGATCCGCCGGCCCGCCGAGCGTCGGCGCTACGTGCAGGCCCTCGCCGGTGGCCTGCTGATGGGGTATGGTGCCTCGCTGGCCATGGGGTGCACGATCGGCGCGTTCTTCTCGGCGATTCCCTCGCTGGCCCTCAACGGGTGGGTGTTCGCCGCTGCGCTGGCGCTCGGGGCTCGGGTGGGCGTGTCGGTGATTCGCAGGATCGCGTAG
- a CDS encoding ABC transporter permease subunit, protein MRHALVAFATLAVLYGAVAQISSPYLPRRVWMGAHYIENVEFLPTYGSLATETVFLLRSGTLMGGVLVSGGRVLAGVLAGTTVGLVVGLAAAAEPRMGALLLPWVTLVRFAAALALLPLYVLWFGVGELARILLITTGVGAVVSLGVLQGASGVPRVYLEAAAVLGLPRAMTWRRVVLPCALPEIFSSVRIGVALAWTTMVVAELIDPHSPSLGYLLTLAATYPRVSTIVIGIVAIGLVVLASDRLLLAVHGRATGWMARREAHAHLA, encoded by the coding sequence GTGCGCCACGCACTGGTAGCCTTCGCAACCCTGGCGGTGCTCTACGGCGCGGTGGCCCAGATCAGCAGCCCCTATCTGCCCCGGCGCGTCTGGATGGGGGCGCACTACATCGAGAACGTGGAGTTCCTACCCACCTACGGCTCCCTGGCGACCGAGACGGTCTTCCTGCTGCGCTCGGGGACCCTTATGGGCGGGGTCCTCGTCAGCGGCGGCCGGGTCCTGGCCGGCGTGCTGGCGGGGACCACAGTGGGGCTGGTGGTGGGGCTTGCGGCCGCGGCCGAGCCGCGGATGGGAGCCCTCCTGCTGCCCTGGGTGACGTTGGTGCGGTTTGCAGCGGCGCTGGCCCTCCTGCCGCTGTACGTGCTGTGGTTCGGAGTTGGGGAGTTGGCCAGGATCCTCCTCATCACCACCGGCGTTGGGGCCGTCGTCTCCCTGGGGGTGCTCCAGGGCGCCTCCGGCGTGCCGCGCGTCTACCTCGAGGCTGCCGCGGTCCTGGGGCTCCCCCGAGCCATGACGTGGCGTCGGGTGGTCTTGCCGTGCGCGTTGCCCGAGATCTTCTCCAGCGTGCGCATCGGGGTGGCCCTCGCCTGGACCACCATGGTGGTAGCCGAGCTGATCGACCCCCACTCCCCCAGCCTGGGCTACCTCCTCACGCTGGCGGCCACATACCCGCGCGTGTCGACGATCGTCATCGGCATCGTCGCCATCGGGCTCGTGGTGCTCGCCAGCGATCGCCTCTTGCTCGCCGTCCACGGCAGGGCGACGGGCTGGATGGCGAGGCGTGAGGCCCATGCCCATCTCGCATAG
- a CDS encoding sulfurtransferase TusA family protein yields MRTLDVRGEICPYPMMKTVEVLRQTPLEEAAVLEVLTDHPPALESIPLYVSTMGYRCTIDDVGGGTWRIRITRAGC; encoded by the coding sequence ATGCGTACACTGGATGTGCGGGGCGAGATCTGCCCCTACCCCATGATGAAGACCGTGGAGGTCCTTCGCCAGACGCCGCTGGAGGAGGCGGCGGTGCTGGAGGTGCTGACCGATCATCCGCCCGCGTTGGAGTCCATCCCCTTGTACGTCTCCACGATGGGGTACCGCTGCACCATCGACGACGTCGGCGGCGGGACGTGGCGGATCAGGATCACGCGCGCCGGGTGTTAG
- a CDS encoding sulfurtransferase, which translates to MLAIVPVFVTISVVVGALAPAVSGQPAAGLGRTQALVNAAWVAARLTHPAVRLIDVSSTPGVYARGHIAGAVYVHWQTDLTDPTHPVKGMAPTREQFQAMARRLGIRNEDSVVLYDDTSSLFAARAFWIFKLYRHPRVAILDGGSRRWVAEGRPLVTGGSTPTPSTYVAPPRDENILATTDYLLARLGSRLVCDARSPREYAGLDVRSARGGHVPGAVNIEWTAAVNPDGTFKTPEALRAIYGPRFPRDREVIVYCQTGVRAAHTWFVLKYLLGYPQVRNYDGSWEEWGNRTDTPVGR; encoded by the coding sequence ATGCTCGCGATCGTACCGGTCTTCGTGACCATCTCGGTCGTGGTGGGCGCGCTGGCCCCTGCGGTGTCCGGCCAGCCCGCCGCCGGCCTGGGGCGCACACAGGCCCTGGTAAACGCCGCGTGGGTGGCCGCCCGCCTCACGCACCCGGCCGTGCGCCTGATCGACGTGAGCAGTACGCCCGGGGTCTACGCCCGTGGGCACATCGCGGGCGCCGTCTACGTGCACTGGCAGACGGACCTGACGGATCCCACGCATCCCGTCAAAGGCATGGCTCCCACCCGCGAGCAGTTCCAGGCCATGGCACGGCGGCTGGGCATCCGGAACGAGGACAGCGTGGTCCTCTACGACGACACCAGCAGCCTGTTCGCGGCGCGGGCGTTCTGGATCTTCAAGCTCTACCGCCACCCGCGCGTCGCGATCCTCGACGGCGGCAGCCGGCGCTGGGTCGCCGAGGGCCGGCCGCTGGTCACCGGCGGGAGCACGCCGACACCCTCGACGTACGTCGCGCCCCCACGGGACGAGAACATCCTCGCCACGACCGACTACCTGCTGGCCCGGCTGGGCAGCCGGCTCGTCTGCGACGCGCGCAGCCCGCGAGAGTACGCGGGCCTGGACGTGCGGTCGGCCCGCGGCGGTCACGTCCCGGGCGCCGTGAACATCGAGTGGACGGCCGCCGTCAACCCCGACGGCACGTTCAAGACGCCGGAGGCCCTGCGCGCCATCTACGGGCCGCGGTTCCCGCGGGACCGCGAGGTGATCGTGTACTGCCAGACGGGGGTGCGCGCGGCGCACACGTGGTTCGTGCTGAAGTACCTGCTGGGGTACCCCCAGGTGCGCAACTACGACGGTAGCTGGGAGGAGTGGGGCAACCGCACCGACACGCCGGTAGGACGGTAG
- a CDS encoding LLM class flavin-dependent oxidoreductase, producing MKFGIQPTEGGARTAEALAEVVRAEEMGFDSVWLSEHHGVHDHYWPSPLLMLAAVAARTERVVLGTNIIVLPFYHPLRVVEEAAMLQILSKGRAILGVGMGYRHDEYAAFGVPTRDRGRRYEEALMAIRHLMARDGTPFHGQYFHIAPIAVEPWAPFPIWAGGWGRENLRRAARYADAWIPGPVADLRRLLDCRAQYETYLREAGVDPASRPRVLTRELIIAPTRARALEAAERYLLPIYRDEYGGSWRHGLVDASRARDLDAIGTERFIVGSPDDVIEGIRFFVERFGCDHLIFRLYGPHTPHAFIMEEIALLGREVLPVFRPNGREATQAEGRPV from the coding sequence TTGAAGTTCGGCATCCAGCCCACGGAGGGGGGAGCGCGCACTGCTGAGGCGCTCGCCGAAGTCGTCCGCGCTGAAGAGATGGGCTTCGACTCGGTGTGGCTGTCGGAGCACCACGGCGTGCACGACCACTACTGGCCGTCCCCGCTCCTGATGCTTGCGGCCGTTGCTGCCCGCACCGAGCGCGTCGTGCTCGGCACGAACATCATCGTCCTTCCCTTCTACCACCCCCTCCGCGTGGTCGAGGAAGCGGCCATGCTGCAGATCCTGTCCAAGGGACGCGCGATCCTCGGTGTGGGCATGGGGTACCGCCACGATGAGTACGCCGCGTTCGGCGTCCCGACGCGCGACCGGGGTCGACGCTACGAGGAGGCCCTCATGGCCATCCGCCACCTCATGGCACGCGACGGGACGCCGTTTCACGGCCAGTACTTCCACATCGCCCCAATCGCCGTCGAGCCCTGGGCGCCGTTCCCGATCTGGGCTGGGGGGTGGGGCCGTGAGAACCTGCGGCGGGCGGCCCGCTACGCCGACGCCTGGATCCCGGGCCCTGTGGCCGACCTCCGGCGGTTGCTGGACTGCCGCGCCCAGTACGAGACCTATCTGAGAGAGGCAGGGGTGGATCCGGCATCGCGTCCCCGGGTGCTCACGCGCGAACTCATCATCGCTCCGACCAGGGCGCGGGCGTTGGAGGCCGCCGAACGCTACTTGCTCCCCATCTATAGGGACGAGTACGGCGGCAGCTGGCGCCACGGGCTGGTAGACGCCAGCCGCGCGCGTGACCTCGACGCGATCGGGACAGAGCGATTCATCGTGGGGTCTCCTGATGATGTTATCGAGGGCATTCGGTTCTTCGTGGAACGGTTCGGGTGCGACCACCTGATCTTTCGCCTCTACGGGCCCCATACCCCTCACGCGTTCATCATGGAAGAGATCGCACTCCTGGGCCGCGAGGTGCTGCCCGTGTTTCGTCCCAACGGGCGGGAGGCCACGCAAGCCGAGGGAAGACCGGTGTGA
- a CDS encoding HAD hydrolase-like protein → MPTLLLFDVDGTLVRRSGAARLAFARALQEGFGVVPDLRALDTAGRTDALIIRDVLRSHGLPAADGALTALREGFLRHLAQTVREQPGEVCPGVRPLLEALAARADMYLALGTGNLERGARLKLAVHDLDRYFPTGGFGDDAPERAAIIAAGIARARAHYRTPFDRIVVVGDTPHDLAAARANGAACLCVATGVYGLEALRAAGAALLFPDLTDLDAVVAALASGAPP, encoded by the coding sequence ATGCCGACGCTGCTCCTCTTCGACGTCGACGGCACGCTCGTCCGCCGCAGCGGGGCCGCGCGCCTGGCCTTCGCCCGTGCCCTGCAGGAAGGCTTCGGCGTCGTCCCCGACCTGCGCGCGCTGGACACCGCGGGCCGCACCGACGCCCTGATCATACGCGACGTGCTGCGCAGCCACGGCCTGCCCGCCGCCGACGGTGCGCTGACCGCCCTGCGGGAAGGCTTCCTGCGCCACCTGGCGCAGACGGTCCGCGAGCAGCCGGGCGAGGTCTGTCCTGGCGTGCGACCGCTGCTCGAGGCGCTGGCGGCGCGGGCCGACATGTACCTGGCGCTGGGCACGGGCAACCTGGAACGCGGGGCCCGCCTCAAGCTGGCCGTCCACGACCTGGACCGCTACTTCCCCACGGGTGGGTTCGGCGACGACGCCCCCGAGCGCGCCGCCATCATCGCCGCTGGCATCGCCCGTGCCCGGGCGCACTACCGCACACCGTTCGACCGGATCGTCGTGGTCGGCGACACGCCACACGATCTGGCAGCCGCACGGGCCAACGGCGCGGCCTGCCTGTGCGTGGCCACGGGCGTCTACGGGCTCGAGGCGCTGCGCGCGGCGGGTGCGGCGTTGCTCTTCCCGGACCTCACCGACCTCGACGCAGTCGTGGCCGCGCTCGCGTCCGGCGCCCCGCCGTAG
- a CDS encoding sugar phosphate isomerase/epimerase family protein translates to MIIAGHTMGTPEHTVPEALELFARLGLEAAEVIWQEGYRCGLDPATDVSTLQTIRRHAERAGVPIVALTPYEASFNDLDPQRRRDAIDAYSRALEAAPILGARWLRLYAGRFLPGDDRWDEKWACLVDALQELGSRAQRVGAVICVENHFNTMADTAARTAALVRAVDHPHVRVLYDQPNLGFIGAEPWEEALRVLAGLIAYVHVKDFVFTDPTRPFSARDVSHVEAEARIVRSRVVGEGIVPWPQILSALREQGYDGVLSLEYERRWHPEDLPPAEEGMARGAARLRQWLAT, encoded by the coding sequence ATGATCATCGCCGGACACACCATGGGAACCCCCGAGCACACGGTGCCCGAGGCGCTGGAGCTGTTTGCGCGTCTGGGGTTGGAGGCAGCAGAGGTCATCTGGCAGGAGGGCTACCGCTGTGGCCTCGACCCCGCAACGGACGTGAGCACGCTGCAAACCATACGCCGCCATGCCGAGCGAGCCGGGGTGCCCATCGTCGCCCTGACACCCTACGAGGCGTCGTTCAACGATCTTGACCCGCAACGACGCCGCGATGCCATCGACGCGTACAGCCGGGCTCTGGAGGCCGCCCCGATCCTCGGTGCCCGGTGGCTACGGCTCTACGCTGGTCGCTTCCTCCCCGGAGACGACCGGTGGGACGAAAAGTGGGCCTGCCTCGTCGACGCGCTCCAGGAGCTGGGCAGTCGCGCCCAGCGCGTCGGTGCGGTCATCTGCGTGGAGAACCACTTCAACACTATGGCCGATACCGCTGCGCGGACGGCGGCGCTGGTGCGCGCCGTGGATCACCCCCACGTGCGCGTCCTCTACGATCAACCGAATCTCGGGTTCATCGGTGCCGAGCCCTGGGAAGAAGCCCTACGGGTGTTGGCGGGACTGATCGCCTACGTGCACGTGAAGGACTTCGTCTTCACCGATCCCACACGGCCGTTTAGTGCCCGCGACGTGAGCCACGTGGAGGCCGAAGCGCGCATCGTCCGCTCGCGAGTCGTGGGCGAGGGGATCGTGCCCTGGCCCCAGATCCTGTCCGCCCTGCGTGAACAAGGGTACGATGGGGTGCTGTCGCTCGAATACGAACGCCGCTGGCACCCCGAGGACCTGCCGCCCGCCGAGGAAGGCATGGCGCGTGGGGCCGCGCGGCTGCGGCAGTGGCTGGCCACATGA
- a CDS encoding ABC transporter ATP-binding protein: MPISRRVRLAVAGIGHTYAGRVPTRALEGVSVEVFDHEFLAVVGPVGCGKTTLLRIIAGLLQPTEGRVLCEGRPVSGPGPERGYVFQEEAIFPWMTVRENLELGLLARDDGAAARQAIVDGLLEFTGLGAYARAYPKELSAGMRKMVEVARVLATDPSILLLDEPFGLLDAQTRSRMQTELHRLWEHRRKTVVLVTHDIQEAVFLADRVLVLTARPGRIKAHVDVTLPRPRTAAMRFAAEFSALERRIWEALGGLSA; this comes from the coding sequence ATGCCCATCTCGCGTAGGGTACGGTTGGCGGTCGCGGGTATCGGCCATACCTACGCTGGCCGCGTGCCGACCCGTGCCCTCGAGGGGGTCAGCGTGGAGGTCTTCGACCACGAGTTCCTGGCCGTCGTGGGCCCCGTGGGGTGCGGCAAGACGACGCTCCTGCGCATCATCGCCGGGCTCCTGCAGCCGACCGAGGGTCGCGTCCTCTGCGAGGGCCGTCCCGTGTCCGGACCGGGCCCGGAACGGGGCTACGTCTTCCAGGAGGAGGCGATCTTCCCGTGGATGACCGTCCGCGAGAACCTCGAGCTGGGCCTGCTGGCGCGGGACGATGGGGCGGCGGCCCGCCAGGCGATCGTCGACGGGCTGCTGGAGTTCACCGGCCTGGGTGCCTACGCCCGGGCCTATCCCAAAGAGCTGTCGGCGGGCATGAGGAAGATGGTCGAGGTGGCGCGCGTGCTGGCCACCGATCCATCGATCCTGCTGCTGGACGAGCCCTTCGGTCTGCTGGACGCGCAAACGCGCTCGCGGATGCAGACGGAGCTGCACCGCCTGTGGGAGCACCGGCGGAAGACGGTGGTCCTGGTGACGCACGATATCCAGGAGGCGGTCTTCCTCGCGGATCGCGTGCTGGTCCTCACGGCACGGCCCGGGCGCATCAAGGCCCACGTTGACGTCACCCTCCCCCGCCCGCGGACCGCCGCGATGCGTTTCGCCGCAGAGTTCTCGGCCCTCGAGCGGCGGATCTGGGAAGCGTTGGGTGGCCTCAGCGCGTAA
- a CDS encoding ABC transporter permease subunit — MFAVGTYGLLAESGRWVDAPWMPEGLAAVHRREALPSLPQLGRTLVWLVGPEASAGPVGPGAPGGHSHGDGHLGFLIQRRITLQGALARTTARVLTGLAAGAPAGIAVGLAMGWSRVVDAYVHPVFSLLRSIPPLALLTYLMLWLGHGEAHLLVPVGYAACVTLVVAAYHGLRDLPAVYILAARALGVRGRLLWRRVLLPALGPSLLSGVRYALMLAWMTAVGAEMLMADDGIGHLIVGGGLWSSRLEIGADPAVVMVGIVGLAATGYAMDALSRTVAARLTGWARR, encoded by the coding sequence GTGTTCGCCGTCGGGACCTACGGCTTGCTGGCGGAGTCCGGGCGCTGGGTCGACGCGCCGTGGATGCCCGAGGGGCTGGCGGCGGTGCACCGGCGGGAAGCCCTGCCCTCGCTACCACAACTGGGGCGGACGCTGGTGTGGCTGGTTGGCCCGGAAGCGTCTGCGGGGCCGGTCGGCCCCGGAGCGCCAGGCGGGCATTCCCACGGGGATGGTCACCTGGGTTTCCTCATCCAACGGCGGATCACCCTGCAGGGCGCTCTGGCACGCACCACGGCCCGCGTCCTGACCGGCCTGGCCGCCGGCGCGCCCGCGGGCATCGCGGTAGGGCTCGCCATGGGCTGGAGCCGCGTGGTCGATGCGTATGTTCACCCGGTATTCAGCCTGCTGCGCTCGATTCCACCCTTAGCGCTGTTGACGTACCTGATGCTGTGGCTGGGGCACGGCGAGGCGCACCTGCTGGTGCCGGTGGGCTACGCCGCGTGCGTCACGCTGGTGGTGGCTGCCTACCACGGTCTCCGCGACCTCCCTGCCGTGTACATCCTGGCGGCGCGGGCGTTGGGGGTGCGCGGCAGGTTGTTGTGGCGCCGGGTGCTCCTCCCGGCCCTCGGCCCCTCGCTCCTCTCGGGAGTTCGCTACGCGCTCATGCTCGCGTGGATGACGGCGGTGGGCGCAGAGATGCTCATGGCTGACGATGGCATCGGCCACCTCATCGTCGGAGGCGGTCTGTGGTCCTCCCGCCTGGAGATCGGTGCCGACCCCGCCGTGGTCATGGTAGGGATCGTTGGTCTGGCCGCGACCGGGTACGCGATGGACGCGCTAAGCAGGACCGTCGCGGCCAGGCTGACCGGCTGGGCGCGGAGGTGA
- a CDS encoding elongation factor P encodes MVVASALRPGMAIRLEGELYKVLSATFHAGGGQMGGVTHAKLRNVRTGAVREWRFRADEPVADVPLERRSMQFLYADDVLCHFMDTETYDQVAIERTRLGRPAAYLTEGMVLPVEFHEDQPVGVVFPDIVEVRVAETAPPAHGVGTENVWKEAKLENGVVIQVPPFIAAGEWIRVDVEAGAYVERAKRK; translated from the coding sequence ATGGTCGTCGCGTCCGCGCTCCGGCCGGGCATGGCGATCCGGCTCGAGGGCGAGCTCTATAAAGTGCTCAGCGCCACCTTCCACGCCGGCGGCGGCCAGATGGGCGGTGTGACCCACGCCAAGCTGCGCAACGTCCGTACCGGCGCGGTCCGGGAGTGGCGGTTTCGCGCCGACGAGCCGGTTGCCGACGTGCCCCTGGAGCGGCGGTCGATGCAGTTCCTCTACGCCGACGACGTCCTCTGCCACTTCATGGACACCGAGACCTACGACCAGGTGGCGATCGAGCGCACCCGCCTGGGTCGTCCGGCCGCGTACCTGACCGAGGGTATGGTGCTCCCGGTGGAGTTCCACGAGGACCAACCGGTGGGCGTCGTCTTCCCGGACATCGTGGAGGTGCGGGTGGCCGAGACCGCACCGCCTGCCCATGGGGTGGGCACCGAGAACGTCTGGAAGGAGGCAAAGCTGGAGAACGGCGTCGTCATCCAGGTGCCGCCCTTCATCGCGGCCGGCGAGTGGATCCGCGTCGACGTGGAGGCCGGCGCCTACGTCGAGCGGGCGAAGCGCAAGTAG